A genomic stretch from Rhodobacterales bacterium HKCCA1288 includes:
- a CDS encoding sigma-54-dependent Fis family transcriptional regulator, translating to MADILVVDDERDIRELVCDILQDEGFSTRMAGNSDECMAQLQQELPALIILDIWLKDSHMDGIDILKTVKRDMPEVPVVIISGHGNIEIAVAAIKQGAYDFIEKPFNIDQLLVVIRRAMETSKLRRENSALKRGETRVGEMLGQSATFRNLKSQLDKVTKSNGRVMLTGPAGSGKEMAARYIHAHSNRSDGPFVTVACAAIAPDQMEVVLFGRESPERGVEQGLLEQANGGVLLLDEVADMPLGTQSKILRVLVDQAFTRVGGASKVHVDLRVISSTTKHLPNEISEGRFREELYHRLNVVPIEVPSLEARSEDIPILAEYFIEMFHREQGLALRKIADDAMATLQTMRWPGNVRQLRNLIERVLILGEGTGPISLDDLPMSDEGKLGTSEASLSPGLTMLPLREARELFERQYLMAQINRFGGNISRTAGFVGMERSALHRKLKSLGVVTSGKTQSGEEVE from the coding sequence ATGGCTGATATACTTGTTGTCGATGATGAGCGTGATATTCGCGAATTGGTTTGCGATATTCTGCAGGATGAGGGGTTTTCCACGCGCATGGCGGGAAATTCCGATGAATGCATGGCGCAATTGCAGCAAGAGCTGCCCGCGCTGATCATCCTCGATATTTGGCTCAAAGACAGCCATATGGATGGGATTGATATCCTCAAAACAGTCAAGCGCGATATGCCAGAGGTGCCCGTGGTCATCATTTCCGGTCATGGGAATATCGAAATCGCGGTGGCTGCGATTAAACAGGGGGCTTATGATTTTATTGAAAAGCCCTTTAATATTGATCAGCTCTTGGTGGTCATTCGCCGCGCGATGGAGACGTCCAAACTGCGCCGCGAGAATTCGGCACTGAAGCGTGGCGAGACGCGGGTTGGCGAAATGCTTGGGCAATCTGCCACCTTCCGCAATCTCAAATCGCAATTGGATAAGGTCACGAAATCCAATGGTCGCGTGATGCTGACAGGCCCTGCGGGCAGCGGCAAGGAGATGGCCGCGCGCTATATTCATGCACATTCTAACCGTTCGGACGGGCCTTTTGTCACTGTGGCCTGTGCCGCGATTGCACCTGATCAGATGGAGGTGGTGCTGTTTGGCCGCGAAAGCCCCGAACGCGGGGTTGAGCAGGGGTTGCTTGAGCAGGCAAATGGCGGTGTTTTGCTGCTTGATGAGGTGGCAGATATGCCCCTTGGCACGCAGTCGAAAATCTTGCGGGTTTTGGTCGATCAGGCCTTTACCCGCGTTGGCGGTGCTTCAAAGGTGCATGTGGATTTGCGGGTGATTTCCTCAACGACAAAACATCTGCCGAACGAAATTTCCGAAGGTCGCTTCCGCGAGGAGCTGTATCACCGCCTCAATGTTGTGCCGATTGAGGTGCCAAGCCTTGAGGCGCGCAGCGAAGATATTCCGATCTTGGCTGAATATTTCATCGAGATGTTCCACCGCGAGCAAGGTCTGGCTTTGCGCAAAATTGCCGATGATGCGATGGCAACTTTGCAAACCATGCGTTGGCCAGGCAATGTGCGCCAATTGCGCAACTTGATCGAGCGCGTCTTGATCTTGGGCGAAGGGACAGGCCCGATCAGCTTGGATGATCTTCCCATGAGCGATGAAGGAAAATTAGGCACCAGTGAGGCCAGCCTCTCACCGGGTTTGACCATGCTGCCGTTGCGCGAGGCGCGTGAATTGTTCGAACGGCAATATCTGATGGCCCAGATCAACCGCTTTGGCGGCAATATCAGCCGAACTGCGGGCTTTGTCGGGATGGAGCGCAGCGCGCTGCACCGCAAGCTGAAATCGCTCGGCGTGGTGACATCTGGCAAGACGCAATCGGGCGAAGAGGTGGAGTGA
- a CDS encoding PAS domain-containing sensor histidine kinase, translating to MGDIWRASGEIRGRVSGPRKIQAGQVAKPSNDKAISAWRRLILLQSTKRLRNAGTLGLVTLGPVLALLTFLVLGPLGDLASSPALRLILLADLVYILVIAALVARQVVRMIAARRSRSQGSRLHMRLTGVFAIVALLPTILVAVFATITLNMGLEGWFSTRVSGALGNSVDAAIAYQQEHRTDLDEDARALAAFLDNAARNDGATTDGDLRRLLGQGQGLIQRGLREAYVISATGEIRARGERSYLFDYDQPSDADLIRAAEGEVVLIEDRAQNEFRALLKLSQYLDRYLYVSREVDGQIMSLLDETQQTVQLYRQLENERGRVLFEFGLLYIGFALIVIMAAIWLGLWFAERLSRPVGRLAAAAERIGDGDLEARVPEEKSGDEIATLGRVFNQMTLQLKAQRDRLVEQNDRTEGQRRLFDSVLGSVTAGVIGVTAEGDVEFINRSAQRLLSLSEDELQHHGALAALVPEFADLPSRLRERGSDTLQEELRLTRNGAQETLLVRIAVRGRSDGAIEGYVVAFDDVSDLVAAQRMAAWGDVARRIAHEIKNPLTPIRLSAERAARKFTKILPEEDGQSLKELTDVIVRQTNDLAHIVDEFSRFARMPEPSRRREDIAKLLEGVVTLQRAGQPEVEITLTKPEGEIWAEIDATMIGQAFTNLIKNAGEAIETYCEKHPQTPHHGEIRVDLVVETGAAQPVLKITISDNGIGLPEDRARLFEPYVTTREKGTGLGLPIVKKIIEEHGASLELRDAPPFGDGAHQGAQAVIHLPLMIG from the coding sequence ATGGGCGACATATGGCGCGCGTCAGGCGAAATTCGTGGCCGCGTTTCGGGGCCGCGTAAAATACAGGCGGGGCAGGTGGCAAAGCCATCAAATGATAAGGCGATATCGGCTTGGCGCCGATTGATCCTGTTACAAAGCACCAAGCGCTTGCGCAATGCGGGCACGTTGGGGCTTGTAACGCTCGGGCCTGTATTGGCACTTCTGACATTTTTGGTGCTTGGCCCGCTTGGCGATTTAGCCTCTTCGCCTGCCTTGCGCCTAATCTTGTTGGCGGATTTGGTCTACATTCTTGTAATCGCCGCGCTCGTGGCGCGCCAAGTGGTGCGGATGATCGCAGCACGGCGCAGCCGCTCGCAAGGATCGCGATTGCATATGCGCCTGACAGGCGTCTTTGCGATTGTTGCACTTTTGCCGACCATTTTGGTAGCGGTTTTTGCAACCATCACCCTGAACATGGGACTTGAAGGATGGTTTTCGACCCGCGTTTCAGGCGCACTTGGCAATTCGGTGGATGCCGCCATCGCCTATCAGCAAGAACATCGCACGGATTTAGACGAAGATGCGCGCGCCCTTGCGGCCTTTTTGGACAATGCCGCACGCAATGACGGGGCTACCACCGATGGCGACCTTCGCCGCCTTTTGGGGCAGGGGCAGGGCCTTATTCAGCGTGGTCTGCGCGAGGCTTATGTGATCAGTGCAACAGGCGAAATTCGCGCGCGCGGCGAACGCTCGTATTTGTTTGATTATGATCAACCCAGTGACGCTGATCTTATCCGTGCGGCTGAGGGTGAGGTCGTGTTGATCGAAGATCGCGCCCAAAATGAGTTCCGCGCCCTGCTGAAGCTCTCGCAATATCTTGACCGCTATCTCTATGTCAGCCGCGAGGTGGATGGGCAGATTATGTCGCTGCTCGATGAAACCCAACAAACTGTGCAGCTTTACAGGCAATTGGAAAATGAGCGCGGGCGCGTTTTATTCGAATTTGGCCTGCTCTATATTGGCTTTGCTCTGATTGTGATCATGGCGGCCATTTGGTTGGGGCTGTGGTTTGCCGAACGTCTGTCGCGTCCCGTGGGGCGGTTGGCCGCCGCTGCTGAGCGGATCGGTGACGGTGATCTTGAGGCGCGCGTGCCTGAAGAAAAAAGCGGGGATGAAATCGCAACGCTTGGTCGCGTGTTTAACCAGATGACCCTGCAACTTAAGGCGCAGCGCGATCGCTTGGTTGAACAAAATGACAGAACCGAGGGGCAAAGACGCCTCTTTGATAGTGTGCTTGGGTCGGTTACGGCTGGCGTGATTGGTGTCACAGCAGAGGGCGATGTTGAGTTTATCAACCGCTCTGCGCAGCGGCTTTTGAGCCTGTCTGAGGATGAATTGCAGCATCACGGTGCCTTGGCGGCGCTTGTGCCAGAATTTGCTGATCTGCCCTCGCGCTTGCGGGAACGGGGCAGCGATACGTTGCAAGAGGAATTGCGCCTCACCCGTAATGGGGCGCAAGAGACGCTTTTGGTGCGCATCGCGGTGCGGGGGCGCAGTGATGGCGCGATTGAGGGATATGTGGTTGCATTTGATGATGTCAGCGATTTGGTCGCGGCACAGCGCATGGCCGCATGGGGCGATGTCGCGCGGCGCATTGCACATGAGATCAAAAACCCACTCACCCCTATTCGTTTGTCAGCGGAACGTGCGGCGCGTAAATTTACCAAGATTTTGCCCGAAGAAGACGGTCAAAGCCTTAAAGAGTTGACCGATGTGATCGTGCGCCAGACCAATGATCTGGCCCATATTGTGGATGAGTTCTCGCGCTTTGCGCGTATGCCTGAACCAAGCCGCCGCCGTGAGGATATCGCCAAGCTGTTGGAGGGGGTTGTGACCCTTCAACGCGCAGGTCAGCCTGAGGTTGAGATCACCCTGACAAAGCCCGAAGGCGAGATTTGGGCCGAGATTGACGCAACCATGATCGGGCAAGCCTTTACCAATTTGATCAAAAACGCGGGCGAGGCCATCGAAACATATTGCGAGAAACATCCACAAACGCCCCATCACGGCGAGATCCGCGTGGATTTGGTGGTCGAGACTGGTGCAGCGCAGCCCGTGCTGAAAATTACAATCAGCGACAATGGAATAGGCCTGCCCGAAGACCGTGCGCGCCTCTTTGAGCCCTACGTCACCACCCGTGAAAAGGGGACAGGGCTTGGCCTGCCGATTGTGAAAAAAATAATCGAAGAACATGGCGCAAGCCTAGAATTGAGAGATGCGCCGCCATTTGGGGATGGCGCGCATCAAGGAGCGCAGGCGGTGATCCACCTGCCGTTAATGATTGGCTAA
- a CDS encoding response regulator, producing MDGTVLVADDDRTIRTVLTQALTRAGCKVHATSSLMTLMRWVEEGKGDLVISDVVMPDGNGLETLPKITETRPGLPVIIISAQNTIMTAIQATEKDAYDYLPKPFDLPDLMKRAARALDQKRRAAVAPPARDTGADGEARATVAQHDLPLVGRTAAMQALYRLVARVMNTDLPVLISGESGTGKSLIARAIHDFSDRRTLPFVVASADDLEGVDGPSTLLARAKGGSILFDEVSDLSDEAQARIVRLLDTMRENDARVMATSQRDLSEKMDAGDFRQDLFYRLGGVSISVPSLRERVDDIALLAEHFLIRAERDGMPLRRLSDDAVELMRAYSWPGNVRQLENTIRRLVVTGQGEEIARAELQIVLGNQPAMEPLTGGGDGDRLSASVAKHLRRYFDLHGGVLPPPGLHARILREVETPLLEIALEATGGNQAKCADLLGINRNTLRKKVSDLDIRVTRRRKLM from the coding sequence ATGGATGGCACCGTTCTGGTTGCAGATGATGACCGCACAATCCGCACTGTATTGACGCAGGCGTTGACGCGGGCAGGGTGCAAGGTTCACGCAACCTCTAGCTTGATGACGCTGATGCGGTGGGTCGAAGAAGGCAAGGGTGATCTGGTGATATCCGATGTGGTCATGCCAGATGGCAACGGCCTTGAGACATTGCCGAAGATCACCGAAACGCGCCCCGGCCTGCCGGTCATCATCATATCGGCCCAAAACACGATCATGACGGCGATCCAAGCCACCGAAAAAGATGCCTATGATTATTTGCCTAAACCCTTTGACTTGCCAGATTTGATGAAACGCGCGGCCCGCGCGCTGGATCAAAAACGGCGGGCCGCCGTTGCGCCGCCTGCGCGGGATACTGGCGCTGATGGTGAGGCGCGCGCCACTGTCGCGCAGCATGATCTGCCGCTTGTGGGGCGCACGGCAGCGATGCAGGCGCTCTATCGATTGGTTGCGCGGGTGATGAACACCGATCTGCCCGTTCTGATTTCTGGCGAAAGCGGCACGGGCAAAAGCCTGATTGCACGGGCGATCCATGATTTTTCAGACCGCCGTACGCTGCCTTTTGTTGTGGCGAGCGCCGATGATCTTGAGGGGGTCGATGGGCCATCCACGCTGCTTGCGCGGGCCAAGGGCGGCTCGATCCTGTTTGATGAGGTGTCTGATCTCAGCGATGAGGCGCAGGCCCGTATCGTGCGTCTGCTTGACACGATGCGCGAGAATGATGCCCGTGTGATGGCCACAAGCCAGCGCGATCTGTCCGAAAAAATGGATGCAGGCGATTTCCGTCAAGATTTATTCTACCGCCTTGGGGGCGTGTCGATTTCTGTGCCCTCCTTGCGCGAAAGGGTGGATGATATTGCGCTTTTGGCCGAGCATTTCTTGATCCGCGCTGAACGCGATGGCATGCCCTTGCGCCGCTTGTCTGATGATGCGGTTGAATTGATGCGTGCCTATTCATGGCCGGGAAATGTGCGGCAATTGGAAAATACCATTCGCCGTTTGGTGGTCACAGGACAGGGCGAAGAAATCGCGCGTGCCGAATTGCAAATTGTGCTTGGCAACCAGCCCGCGATGGAGCCATTAACAGGCGGCGGCGATGGGGATCGTTTATCCGCCTCTGTGGCCAAGCATTTGCGGCGTTATTTTGATCTTCACGGCGGTGTTTTGCCGCCCCCAGGCTTGCACGCACGAATCCTGCGCGAAGTGGAAACGCCACTTTTGGAAATTGCGCTTGAGGCCACGGGCGGCAATCAGGCGAAATGTGCTGATTTGCTCGGGATCAATCGAAATACCCTCAGAAAGAAAGTCTCTGATCTCGATATACGCGTGACACGGCGGCGCAAATTGATGTAA
- a CDS encoding PAS domain-containing protein, translating into MSPVTSDMIWSSLPIPVLIIDGGDLILSVNPAAETFLNASERSLTGNPVWDRVFVDAPMEEALARVRQGQSALFVGGVDVGTGSKKPVSCDVQLAPVSEGGDQVMMLLESRELAGRLDRGLVSKSAARSAIGMAEMLAHEIKNPLAGITGAAQLISMNASGEDRELTDLIVEETRRIVKLLEQVEEFGNLRPPECKAVNIHDILDRARKSAAVGFAAHMRILDQYDPSLPPTWVDSDQILQVFLNLLKNAAEAGREGGTITIRSFYEAGLRLRKRDGSAASMPLQVEIIDDGPGIAPERQSEIFEPFVSGRENGTGLGLALVSKIISDHDGWIALDSVPGRTVFRISLPIAPRGV; encoded by the coding sequence ATGAGCCCTGTAACCTCTGATATGATCTGGTCATCCTTGCCAATCCCCGTGCTGATCATTGACGGGGGCGATTTGATCCTATCGGTCAATCCTGCGGCTGAGACATTTCTGAACGCCTCAGAGCGCAGTTTGACAGGCAACCCAGTCTGGGATCGCGTCTTTGTGGATGCCCCGATGGAGGAGGCATTGGCCCGCGTGCGTCAAGGTCAATCCGCGCTTTTTGTGGGCGGTGTGGATGTTGGCACGGGATCTAAAAAACCAGTATCTTGTGACGTGCAGCTTGCCCCTGTGAGCGAGGGGGGCGATCAGGTGATGATGCTGCTTGAAAGCCGCGAATTGGCGGGGCGGCTTGATCGGGGCTTGGTCAGTAAATCCGCCGCGCGGTCAGCCATTGGTATGGCCGAGATGCTGGCCCATGAGATCAAAAACCCACTTGCAGGCATCACGGGTGCCGCGCAGTTGATATCGATGAATGCCAGCGGCGAAGACCGCGAGTTGACCGATCTCATCGTAGAGGAAACGCGGCGTATCGTAAAACTGCTTGAGCAGGTCGAAGAATTCGGAAACCTGCGCCCGCCTGAATGTAAGGCGGTAAATATCCACGATATCCTTGATCGCGCGCGCAAATCTGCGGCGGTGGGGTTTGCTGCGCATATGCGCATTTTGGATCAATATGACCCGTCTTTGCCGCCGACTTGGGTGGACTCGGATCAGATTTTGCAGGTGTTCTTGAACCTTTTGAAAAACGCCGCCGAAGCGGGCCGTGAAGGGGGCACAATCACCATTCGCAGTTTTTACGAGGCAGGCTTGCGACTGCGCAAGCGCGATGGCAGCGCCGCGTCTATGCCCCTGCAGGTCGAGATCATTGACGATGGCCCAGGCATTGCGCCCGAGCGTCAAAGCGAAATTTTTGAACCCTTCGTATCGGGGCGCGAAAATGGCACGGGGCTTGGCCTTGCCTTGGTTTCTAAAATCATTTCCGACCACGATGGCTGGATCGCGCTGGACAGCGTGCCAGGCCGAACAGTGTTTCGGATATCTTTGCCAATCGCGCCGCGCGGCGTGTGA
- the dusB gene encoding tRNA dihydrouridine synthase DusB gives MPIQLGDISLDPPVFLAPMAGITDLPYRKLVASFGAGLVVSEMVASQDMVNAKPAARAKAELGFGIAASAVQLAGRDPHWMGEAARMAEAEGARIIDINMGCPAKKVTSGSGAGACGAALLRDLSHARAVLEAVTHAVAVPVTLKMRLGWDDACENAPQVARMAQDLGIAMLTVHGRTRAQFYKGHANWQAIRAFREVVDIPLIANGDIVDPQSATRAMAQSGANGVMVGRGAQGRPWVLRDIAAGLSGQTRADAPKGAALFQIIARHYEDMLSFYGKTLGAKVARKHLGWYLDAAGVGDAPRRAVLTTDDPEQVLRLLRAALTDERAQTGCAA, from the coding sequence ATGCCCATCCAACTTGGCGATATCAGTCTTGACCCGCCCGTCTTTCTGGCCCCGATGGCAGGGATCACCGATTTGCCGTATCGCAAATTGGTTGCGTCTTTCGGCGCGGGGTTGGTCGTCTCAGAGATGGTTGCAAGCCAAGATATGGTCAACGCCAAGCCCGCCGCCCGCGCGAAGGCCGAGCTTGGGTTCGGCATTGCGGCCTCAGCCGTTCAATTGGCTGGCCGTGACCCCCATTGGATGGGGGAGGCCGCCCGCATGGCAGAGGCCGAAGGCGCAAGGATCATTGATATCAATATGGGCTGCCCTGCGAAAAAGGTCACATCTGGCTCAGGTGCGGGGGCCTGTGGGGCGGCTTTGCTGCGCGATTTGTCTCATGCTCGCGCCGTCCTTGAGGCGGTGACACATGCGGTTGCAGTTCCCGTCACCCTAAAGATGCGCCTTGGTTGGGATGATGCGTGCGAAAACGCACCGCAGGTCGCCCGTATGGCCCAAGATTTGGGGATTGCGATGCTAACCGTGCATGGCCGCACGCGCGCACAGTTCTATAAGGGCCATGCCAATTGGCAGGCCATTCGTGCCTTTCGTGAGGTGGTTGATATTCCGCTGATCGCCAATGGCGATATCGTGGATCCGCAAAGCGCCACGCGGGCCATGGCGCAATCGGGGGCGAATGGCGTCATGGTGGGGCGCGGTGCGCAAGGGCGGCCTTGGGTGCTGCGCGATATCGCGGCGGGCCTATCGGGCCAGACGCGCGCTGATGCCCCCAAAGGCGCGGCTCTTTTTCAGATCATCGCGCGCCATTACGAGGATATGCTGTCCTTCTACGGCAAAACACTGGGGGCAAAGGTCGCCCGCAAGCATCTGGGTTGGTATCTGGATGCGGCTGGGGTTGGGGATGCGCCACGGCGTGCCGTGCTGACCACAGATGACCCCGAGCAGGTTTTGCGCCTGCTGCGCGCGGCCCTAACCGATGAACGCGCACAAACGGGCTGCGCCGCATGA
- a CDS encoding bifunctional 2-C-methyl-D-erythritol 4-phosphate cytidylyltransferase/2-C-methyl-D-erythritol 2,4-cyclodiphosphate synthase yields MDKSGPSHTAHSLTAAPLVALVVAAGRGTRAGGGLPKQYRSLGGVPVLRRAVQALWDAADFAQTIVVIHPDDEALAREALGADAARVTLAPGGATRSASVQAGLAAVRDKTAHVLIHDAARPFVAARIVQDVIAALREPGCFAAAPALPMTDALWRAGEGHVSQIQSRDGLFRAQTPQAFHYPTISQAYAAASEDAADDVAIALAHGVKIKVVAGDEQNFKLTTAADFIRAGHVIGASGAMDIRIGNGFDVHAFCAGDHVILCGVKIPHDRALKGHSDADVGLHTVTDAIYGALAEGDIGTHFPPSDPQWKGAPSDIFLIDAVKLAASRGYGISNVDLTFMCEAPKIGPVSAAMRARLAELLSIDLDRVSVKATTTEKLGFTGRKEGIAAMATVTLVKP; encoded by the coding sequence ATGGATAAATCTGGCCCATCCCACACCGCACACTCTTTGACGGCTGCACCGCTCGTGGCGCTGGTTGTGGCCGCGGGGCGGGGCACGCGCGCAGGCGGCGGTTTGCCCAAACAATATCGCAGTTTGGGGGGCGTCCCCGTTTTACGCCGCGCCGTTCAGGCGCTCTGGGATGCTGCTGATTTCGCGCAAACCATCGTGGTTATTCACCCCGATGATGAGGCGCTCGCCCGTGAGGCGCTTGGGGCGGATGCCGCGCGAGTTACACTTGCCCCTGGCGGGGCCACGCGCAGCGCCTCGGTGCAGGCGGGTTTGGCCGCCGTGAGGGATAAAACCGCCCATGTTTTGATCCATGATGCCGCGCGCCCCTTTGTGGCGGCCCGCATCGTGCAAGATGTGATTGCCGCGCTGCGCGAACCCGGCTGTTTTGCTGCCGCACCTGCCCTGCCCATGACCGATGCCCTGTGGCGCGCGGGCGAAGGCCACGTTTCACAAATTCAATCTCGAGACGGATTGTTTCGCGCACAAACGCCACAAGCCTTTCATTATCCCACCATTTCACAAGCCTATGCCGCCGCAAGCGAAGACGCCGCAGATGATGTCGCAATTGCCCTAGCGCATGGCGTGAAAATTAAGGTGGTTGCGGGGGATGAACAAAATTTTAAACTGACCACAGCGGCGGATTTTATCCGCGCGGGCCATGTCATAGGGGCAAGCGGCGCAATGGATATTCGGATTGGTAATGGCTTTGATGTTCATGCCTTTTGCGCGGGGGATCACGTCATCCTCTGCGGGGTTAAAATTCCGCATGATCGCGCGCTCAAAGGGCATTCGGACGCGGATGTTGGGTTGCACACGGTAACAGATGCGATTTACGGGGCCTTGGCCGAAGGGGATATTGGCACCCATTTCCCGCCATCCGACCCGCAATGGAAAGGCGCGCCAAGCGACATTTTCCTCATTGATGCGGTCAAACTGGCAGCATCGCGTGGCTATGGGATCAGTAATGTTGATCTGACCTTCATGTGCGAGGCCCCAAAGATCGGGCCCGTCTCAGCCGCGATGCGTGCGCGTTTGGCAGAATTGCTGAGCATCGACCTAGATCGCGTATCGGTCAAAGCCACAACAACCGAAAAACTGGGCTTTACAGGCCGCAAAGAAGGGATCGCCGCGATGGCCACAGTCACATTGGTGAAACCATGA
- a CDS encoding phosphatidylglycerophosphatase A, which yields MTYWIATVFGVGRLRPAPGTWGSLAALPLAWALHELGGFWLLAMATIAVFALGSWAIETEIRSGAEDDPSEFVIDEVAGQWIALWPVSYGAIFADVSILALWPGILTAFVAFRLFDIWKPAPVAWADAKRGGVWVMMDDVIAGWLAALVVAILAAIAHLWLI from the coding sequence ATGACATATTGGATTGCAACTGTTTTTGGCGTGGGTCGCCTGCGCCCTGCCCCTGGCACATGGGGCAGCTTGGCCGCGCTGCCGCTTGCATGGGCCTTGCATGAATTGGGCGGGTTTTGGCTGCTTGCTATGGCGACAATCGCCGTCTTTGCCCTTGGATCATGGGCGATTGAAACCGAAATCCGCAGTGGCGCGGAAGATGACCCTTCGGAATTTGTGATTGACGAGGTCGCAGGACAATGGATCGCGCTCTGGCCCGTCTCTTATGGGGCTATCTTCGCTGATGTCTCTATCTTGGCGCTATGGCCGGGCATTCTAACGGCCTTTGTCGCGTTTCGCCTTTTCGACATTTGGAAACCCGCCCCCGTGGCTTGGGCAGATGCCAAGCGCGGCGGGGTTTGGGTGATGATGGATGATGTGATTGCAGGCTGGCTTGCCGCGCTTGTGGTCGCAATTCTGGCCGCGATCGCGCATCTATGGCTGATTTAA
- a CDS encoding CinA family protein yields MADLSADIIQTARDKGLRIATAESCTGGMVSAALTDIAGSSAVFERGFVTYSNQAKIDLLGVSPETLAAFGAVSNEVAREMALGAKTRAGVEMAVSITGIAGPGGSAHKPEGRVCFGLASPAGVAVEQVDFGALGRANVRIAARDYALRLLHDAISQSD; encoded by the coding sequence ATGGCTGATTTAAGCGCGGATATCATCCAGACGGCCCGCGACAAGGGGCTGCGCATCGCGACTGCCGAAAGCTGCACGGGCGGCATGGTCAGTGCCGCGCTGACCGATATTGCGGGATCAAGCGCCGTGTTTGAGCGCGGCTTTGTCACCTATTCCAATCAGGCCAAAATTGACCTTCTCGGTGTCTCGCCTGAGACGCTTGCCGCGTTTGGCGCGGTTTCAAACGAGGTTGCGCGTGAAATGGCCCTCGGCGCGAAAACCCGTGCGGGGGTTGAGATGGCCGTGTCGATTACCGGCATCGCAGGGCCTGGGGGTAGCGCACATAAACCTGAGGGCCGCGTTTGCTTTGGCCTTGCAAGCCCTGCGGGCGTGGCGGTCGAGCAAGTTGATTTTGGTGCGCTTGGACGCGCGAATGTGCGCATCGCCGCGCGCGATTACGCCTTGCGCCTGCTGCACGACGCCATTTCGCAAAGCGATTAA
- a CDS encoding ammonium transporter, producing the protein MNAADTAWIIVATALVLFMTLPGLALFYGGLVRARNVLSVFMHCYAIACLMSILWLAFGYSIAFGSGTSGFWGGLDKAFLNGVTADSLSGSLPEILFFAFQMTFAIITPALIVGAYVERVGFGFVLLFSALWMLIVYAPVVHWIWGGGMMSDGGIFGETGVRDFAGGIVVHETAGLAALVIAVFLGARKNQTTPPHNPGFVMIGAAMLWVGWFGFNGGSQLAADGGAAMALTVTHISAAAASLSWGLWERVKYGKTSLVGVVTGTIAGLASITPASGFVGPVAALIIGTIAGILCQEAVNLIRNKVKIDDTLDVFAVHGVGGIFGTIMIAVFGQGAWVAQLGALAVVGAYTIVLTVALVKLVGMITPLRVDAETEVNGLDLSVHGERAYDMSS; encoded by the coding sequence ATGAATGCTGCCGATACAGCGTGGATCATAGTCGCCACAGCGTTGGTTTTGTTCATGACCTTGCCAGGCTTGGCGCTTTTCTATGGAGGGTTGGTGCGTGCGCGCAACGTGCTCAGCGTGTTTATGCATTGCTACGCAATCGCCTGTTTGATGTCGATTTTATGGCTCGCTTTTGGCTACTCCATCGCCTTTGGGTCTGGCACCTCAGGATTTTGGGGCGGGTTGGACAAGGCATTTCTCAACGGGGTTACCGCAGATAGCCTGTCTGGCAGCCTGCCGGAAATCCTGTTTTTCGCGTTCCAAATGACCTTTGCCATTATCACGCCCGCCTTGATTGTGGGCGCCTATGTGGAACGGGTTGGGTTTGGCTTTGTGCTTTTGTTTTCTGCGCTTTGGATGCTGATCGTTTATGCGCCTGTCGTGCATTGGATCTGGGGCGGCGGTATGATGTCGGATGGTGGCATCTTTGGCGAGACAGGCGTGCGCGATTTCGCGGGCGGGATTGTCGTGCATGAAACCGCAGGCCTTGCGGCCTTGGTGATCGCAGTTTTCTTGGGCGCACGGAAAAATCAAACCACGCCCCCCCACAATCCGGGCTTTGTGATGATCGGGGCCGCGATGCTGTGGGTGGGTTGGTTCGGCTTTAACGGCGGCAGTCAGCTTGCGGCGGATGGCGGCGCGGCAATGGCGCTGACGGTCACGCATATTTCTGCCGCAGCAGCCTCGCTTAGCTGGGGCCTGTGGGAGCGCGTGAAATACGGCAAAACCTCGCTTGTGGGTGTCGTCACAGGCACGATTGCAGGTTTGGCCTCTATCACCCCTGCCTCTGGCTTTGTCGGGCCTGTGGCGGCGCTGATCATCGGGACGATTGCGGGCATTCTTTGCCAAGAGGCGGTGAATTTGATCCGCAACAAGGTCAAGATTGACGACACATTGGATGTCTTCGCTGTGCATGGTGTGGGCGGGATTTTCGGCACCATCATGATCGCCGTCTTTGGACAGGGTGCATGGGTGGCGCAGCTTGGCGCCTTGGCGGTGGTTGGCGCTTACACCATCGTCTTGACCGTGGCCCTTGTAAAACTCGTTGGCATGATCACGCCGCTGCGCGTGGATGCGGAGACCGAAGTAAATGGCCTTGATCTCAGCGTCCATGGCGAACGCGCCTATGATATGAGCAGCTAA